The following is a genomic window from Oceanibaculum indicum P24.
GCGGCTACATCACCGGCTCCGCCACGCTGATCGATTTCGTGCGTTCCTTCTCTTCGGGCTTCATTTTCACCACCGCCCTGCCGCCGGCCCTGGCCGCCGGGGCGACCGCCGCGATCCGCCATCTGAAGACCAGCGGCCTGGAGCGCCGGAAGCACCAGGAAGCGGTCGCCAAGGTGCGCGCCGCGCTGGACCGAAAGGGCATCCCGCACATGCCCAACCCCAGCCATATCGTGCCGGTGATGGTCGGCAATGCGGCGAAGTGCAAATGGCTCTCCGACGTGCTGATGCGCGACTACGCCATCTATGTGCAGCCGATCAACTATCCGACGGTGCCGGTGGGCACGGAGCGGCTGCGCATCACGCCGACGCCGCTGCACACCGACGCGGATATCCGTCATCTGGCCGAGGCGCTGAGCGCGCTGTGGTCGCAATGCGCGCTGTCGCGGGCCGTGGCCTGAGCAGAGCCGGCCTGATCGCGGCGCTATCTCCATGAACGGGGGAGACATCATCATTCCGGCGGTTGCCGGGGATGGTTCCCTCTATCCGGTGGAAAAGATGCAGGCCCATATAGACGGGGTCCTGCATCTTGCCGTGTCCGTCTTCGTGTTCGACGGTGATTTGTTGCTGGTCCAGCGCCGTGCCGCCGGCAAGTATCACTGCCCCGGCCTGTGGGCCAACAGCTGCTGCACCCATCCCAACTGGAACGAATCGCTGGAGATGTCCGCCGCGCGGCGCCTGCGGGAGGAGCTTGGCATCACCCTGCCGCTGACCCGCCATGCCACGGTCGAGTACAACGCGCCGGTCGGCCGCGGGCTGCGCGAGCATGAGCGGGTGACCTTCTTCAGCGGCCAGGCCGACCGCCGGCAGCTGGAGGTCGCGCCGGCGCCGGCCGAGGTCGAGGCGGTGGACTGGATCGATCGCTTCGAGCTGCGGCGCGCGGTGCTGAACCGGCCTGAGCGTTTCGCGCCCTGGCTGCGGATCTATCTGGAGCTGTTCCCCACACTGGATCTCGGGCAGTCCCTGCCGGCCTCCTCCTGAGCGCCGGCTTTCTTTTCCCGGTCACAACGAATCTGCATAAAAAAGGGGGGAGCCCGAAGGCTCCCCCAGAAGGCGACAAGAGGGAGGGAGTTCCTCAGTCGCTGGCTGATTTCTGTGCGCCCGGAATGGCGGCCAGGGCCGTGCCCGCAGGGGCGGGGATGGCACTCTGCCGGCCCGGTGCCAGGGTCTGGGTCGTGCCCGGCTGGTAGGTCGAGAAGTCCGGCACGTCGGTTGCCCCCTTCTTGCCCAGCGAGTCGCGGTAGGCATCCATCATCGAGGCGCCGTAGAGCGGCTTCTGCACGCCATTGTGGCAGGTGCCGCAGCCGACCTTGAAGACATCGCCCTCCGGCCCCTTGCGGGTATCCGGGAAGACCGGAGTCAGCCCTTCCATGTAAGTCAGGTTCAGGGCGCGGGTCATCTGGATGCCATGCCAGGCGGTCACGCGCTGCGGCGGGCTCTGGTCCCAGTCGTTGAAGGCGCGGGAATTGTGGCAGGTCATGCAGTTGGCGCCGAGCGATTCCGACATGTGCATCATCAGCGACCAGGTGCCCTCGGTCTCCTTGACCCCGGCCGGATTGGTGCCGGACGGCAGGGCGGTCAGCGTATGCACGCGGATCGGCTTGTCGTTCAGCAGGTAGTCCATCAGCGCGTTCTGCGGCAGCGAGCTGTTGCCGGCGAATTTCGCCACGACATTCTGTCCGGCCCGGTTCTGGGTCATGTTGCCCGCTGGCTTCGGCTCCATGTCCTTGTACCAGTAGGACACCGGCACTGCCTGCCCGCGATGGCAGGTGTAGCAGGTCGCCCCGGTGGCGCCGACATGGCTGTTCCAGTCGGTGTTGATGGTCTGCGTCATCTGGATCATGCGCCGGGCCACCACCTTGGTATAGACCTCGTCGGAGGCTAGGTTCTCCGGGTTGTGGCAGTAGTTGCAGCCGGCTTCCGGCGCCACCCATTCGGTGATCGAGGCCATGAACTGGTTGAACTGATCGTCCGACAGGTCACCCAGCACCTGGACATTTTCATAGATGGTGCCGGCCTTGTCGCCGTCCGGGCTGGCTTCCCAGGGGGCGGGCGGGGCGACATTGGCCGCCTTCAGCGCCTCCTGCTTCTCGACATCGCGGTGGACGAACATGCCCGTGCCGCGATAGCCGACCTGCTCGGTCTGCACCGGCGGGGCGTCCCAGCCGGCGCCGACGAAGCTGGCAATGGCGAGGAGGGTTCCGGCGGAAGCCGCAAAGGGGATCCACAGATTCATCGCCTGTCTCCTTACCGGGCCGGATCGACGACGCCCGGATAGATATCCGGAAGCGGCGAGACGAGGCCGTGATTGATGCCCCACAGGTACCAGTTATCCACGACGGTACCGGTGAGCAGGATGCCGATGCCGCCGGTCAGCGGCGTCAGGATGGCGAACCACCAGGCCCAGCGATGGACCGATTCCATGGTGGCGTTGAAGCCCATGGTCCAGCGCCAGAACAGCGCTGCCCGCTCCGAGGCCGTGCCGCGGTCGGTGATCTGCTCCAGCTCGCGCTCGCCGCCATATTTGCCGACGGCCAGGATGGTGGCGCCATGCATGGCGAACAGCAGGACCGAGCCGTACAGGAACACGATCGACAGGCAATGGAACGGGTTGTAGTAGAGGTTGCCGTAGCGGATCGAGAAGGCCGCCGTCCAGTCGAGATGGGGGAAGATGCCGAACGGCACGGCTTCCGAGAAATTGCCCATCAGCAGCGGCCGGATGAAGCCCAGCACCAGGAACAGCCAGATGGCCGAGGCGAAGGCCCAGGCGATATGGGTGCCCATCTCCAGCTGGCGGGCGCGGCGATAGACCCGGACCCACCACAGGATGACCGACAGCGTCAGGAAGAAGCCGGCGATCAGCCACCAGCCGCCTTCCGCCAGCGGCGGCAGTACCTTCAGCCCGTATTCGGCTGCCGGTGGCTCAAGGCCCAGCCAGAACAGCTGGCGCACGAACTCGATCGGGTCCCAGCCGACCGAGGCCAGCATGTTGAGACCGATGATCTCGAAGCCGATCAGGCCGAACACCAGCGACAGGGTGCCGA
Proteins encoded in this region:
- the pufM gene encoding photosynthetic reaction center subunit M; the protein is MSQYQNIITAVQVSGPAEEGMPLPRGDSPRTGKPFFVRWIGKIGNAQIGPIYLGYLGTLSLVFGLIGFEIIGLNMLASVGWDPIEFVRQLFWLGLEPPAAEYGLKVLPPLAEGGWWLIAGFFLTLSVILWWVRVYRRARQLEMGTHIAWAFASAIWLFLVLGFIRPLLMGNFSEAVPFGIFPHLDWTAAFSIRYGNLYYNPFHCLSIVFLYGSVLLFAMHGATILAVGKYGGERELEQITDRGTASERAALFWRWTMGFNATMESVHRWAWWFAILTPLTGGIGILLTGTVVDNWYLWGINHGLVSPLPDIYPGVVDPAR
- the idi gene encoding isopentenyl-diphosphate delta-isomerase; translated protein: MNGGDIIIPAVAGDGSLYPVEKMQAHIDGVLHLAVSVFVFDGDLLLVQRRAAGKYHCPGLWANSCCTHPNWNESLEMSAARRLREELGITLPLTRHATVEYNAPVGRGLREHERVTFFSGQADRRQLEVAPAPAEVEAVDWIDRFELRRAVLNRPERFAPWLRIYLELFPTLDLGQSLPASS
- the pufC gene encoding photosynthetic reaction center cytochrome PufC; protein product: MNLWIPFAASAGTLLAIASFVGAGWDAPPVQTEQVGYRGTGMFVHRDVEKQEALKAANVAPPAPWEASPDGDKAGTIYENVQVLGDLSDDQFNQFMASITEWVAPEAGCNYCHNPENLASDEVYTKVVARRMIQMTQTINTDWNSHVGATGATCYTCHRGQAVPVSYWYKDMEPKPAGNMTQNRAGQNVVAKFAGNSSLPQNALMDYLLNDKPIRVHTLTALPSGTNPAGVKETEGTWSLMMHMSESLGANCMTCHNSRAFNDWDQSPPQRVTAWHGIQMTRALNLTYMEGLTPVFPDTRKGPEGDVFKVGCGTCHNGVQKPLYGASMMDAYRDSLGKKGATDVPDFSTYQPGTTQTLAPGRQSAIPAPAGTALAAIPGAQKSASD